The Halobacteriovoraceae bacterium genome includes a region encoding these proteins:
- a CDS encoding aminotransferase class V-fold PLP-dependent enzyme, with product MIYLDHAAATPILPEALEIYCKSLNLDFANPAAKHCLGKNLLKKCDTVRNQFKKTISAGQGEIIFTSSATESNNFIFSQKHLSKACILRGDHPGTLKAARHWFDELIEIVSWSNHQEIINSVVEKGPDIFTICHVDGQSGYLYNIEQISKGIKDKLPHCHIHVDAVQSFCKYDINLRKMNIDSLCVSGHKIGAPKGISSLWLKNPDKFHPFIYGGGQENGLRSSTINAPLIFSFSKTCDVAKNLYAKHFNRITELNSLMRENIQQAIFPYKLEETSPFILMLILPMVSSDLLLRHLEQKEIFVSSTSACSSRIKGDNEIFHFYKIESKFHKNVLRVSLSHQTTTQEVETFISELNQIYCELKNLAQKRN from the coding sequence ATGATCTATTTAGACCATGCTGCTGCTACACCAATTTTGCCAGAGGCCCTTGAAATATATTGTAAGTCTCTTAATCTAGATTTTGCAAATCCGGCCGCCAAACATTGCCTTGGAAAAAATCTTCTAAAAAAATGTGACACAGTTAGAAATCAATTCAAAAAAACAATATCAGCAGGACAAGGTGAAATAATTTTCACTTCTTCTGCCACTGAATCTAATAACTTTATTTTTTCACAAAAACACCTCTCAAAAGCTTGCATTCTTAGAGGAGATCATCCAGGCACTCTCAAAGCTGCACGACATTGGTTTGATGAGCTTATTGAAATTGTTTCATGGTCAAACCATCAAGAAATCATAAATTCCGTTGTCGAAAAAGGGCCTGATATTTTTACGATTTGTCATGTTGATGGACAATCAGGTTATCTCTACAATATTGAGCAGATTTCTAAAGGTATTAAGGATAAGTTGCCACATTGCCATATTCACGTGGATGCAGTCCAATCATTTTGCAAATATGATATTAATCTAAGAAAAATGAATATAGATTCTCTATGCGTGAGTGGCCATAAAATAGGGGCCCCTAAAGGGATTTCATCTTTATGGTTAAAAAATCCTGATAAATTTCACCCCTTCATTTATGGAGGAGGGCAGGAAAATGGACTACGTTCTTCAACCATAAATGCTCCCCTTATTTTTTCTTTTTCTAAAACTTGTGACGTGGCCAAAAACTTGTATGCAAAACATTTTAACCGAATCACAGAGTTAAATTCTCTCATGAGAGAAAATATCCAGCAGGCCATCTTTCCCTATAAGCTAGAAGAGACTTCACCTTTTATATTGATGTTAATTTTACCAATGGTAAGCAGCGATTTACTTCTTCGTCACTTAGAGCAAAAGGAAATATTTGTCTCCTCTACTTCTGCCTGTTCTTCCAGAATAAAGGGTGATAATGAAATTTTTCATTTTTATAAGATTGAATCTAAGTTTCACAAAAATGTTTTAAGAGTTTCATTATCACATCAAACGACAACTCAGGAAGTTGAAACATTTATAAGTGAACTTAATCAAATATATTGTGAACTAAAAAATTTAGCACAAAAGAGAAATTAA
- a CDS encoding response regulator produces MANILIVDDTIDILELVKEALEEGGHRALLADRADDCIELLKQEKFDGIFLDIFLEEGPSTPILQFIKSDENQLNPNLPIVLISGKVDENFVERNKIKVAGILTKPFNMDELLSTANKIFYI; encoded by the coding sequence ATGGCCAATATTTTAATTGTTGATGACACTATTGATATACTTGAACTCGTGAAAGAGGCTTTAGAAGAAGGCGGGCATAGAGCACTTCTTGCAGATAGAGCAGATGATTGTATTGAACTTTTGAAACAAGAAAAGTTTGATGGAATATTTCTGGACATATTTTTAGAAGAAGGTCCCTCAACACCGATTTTGCAGTTTATTAAAAGTGATGAAAACCAACTTAATCCAAATTTACCCATCGTTTTAATTAGCGGAAAAGTAGATGAAAATTTTGTTGAGAGAAACAAAATTAAAGTTGCAGGTATTCTTACAAAACCTTTTAACATGGATGAATTATTATCTACAGCAAACAAAATTTTTTACATCTGA
- the acnA gene encoding aconitate hydratase AcnA: protein MADVKRTLTVNGKDYQYYDLKEAQKAGASDLDKLPKSLKVLAENLLRKENGTSVTWDDVLAINEWAKTKKSDHEISYYPARVLMQDFTGVPAVVDLAAMREAIVKIGGEAKKINPQTPVDLVIDHSVQVEHFGTKDAFEKNVAIEYQRNEERYNFLKWGQQAFKNFRVVPPGTGIIHQVNLEYLANVVWTSEVDGKTMAYPDTLVGTDSHTTMINGLSVLGWGVGGIEAEAAMLGQSVTMLIPEVVGFKLNGRLKEGMTATDLVLNVVQKLREHGVVGKFVEFYGPGMRDLSLADRATLANMAPEYGATCGFFPIDEKTIDYLKFSGRDDQTVALVEAYAKKQGLWAYENDPDPVFSSIVELDLSTINPCISGPKRPQDKIELTDSVSAFKQTMDSVFKVNGNDLTKEYDVEGENYKISHGDVVVAAITSCTNTSNPSVLIAAGLVAKKAVEKGLTSKPWVKTSLAPGSQVVTDYLVESGLQEYLDKIGFNLVGYGCTTCIGNTGPLPTPISKSINGNNLVATAVLSGNRNFEGRISPDVKANYLASPPLVVTYALAGSMLVDLNKQALGKDKNGNDVFMKDIWPSNAEIEEVIHKHLNSEMYKKRYSNVFDGDKLWKEIAAPTGDSYKWDEKSTYIQNPTFFDDITEGARSSFEVKDARILALLGDSVTTDHISPAGSIAKNGPAGKYLTERNVTPEDFNSYGSRRGNHEVMMRGTFANIRIKNEMVPGVEGGYTKYIPNGETLSIYDAAMKYIADGTPLIVIAGKEYGTGSSRDWAAKGTRLQGVKAVICESFERIHRSNLIGMGILPLQFPNGVDRKTLALKGEEILSLKQVGELAPKMKFELTIKNSNGQTQSVELLSRLDTEDELNYFKNGGILHYVLRNLK, encoded by the coding sequence ATGGCCGACGTAAAAAGAACATTAACTGTTAACGGTAAAGATTATCAGTACTATGACCTTAAAGAGGCACAAAAGGCCGGTGCAAGTGACCTTGATAAACTACCAAAAAGTTTAAAGGTATTGGCCGAAAACTTACTGAGAAAAGAAAATGGAACGAGCGTGACTTGGGACGACGTTCTGGCCATTAACGAATGGGCCAAGACAAAAAAGTCTGATCACGAAATTTCATATTATCCGGCCAGAGTATTAATGCAGGACTTCACAGGGGTTCCGGCCGTAGTTGATCTTGCTGCCATGAGAGAGGCGATTGTTAAAATAGGGGGCGAGGCCAAGAAGATTAATCCACAGACTCCAGTTGATTTAGTTATCGACCATTCTGTTCAAGTTGAACACTTCGGAACAAAAGATGCATTTGAGAAAAACGTCGCAATAGAATACCAAAGAAATGAAGAGAGATATAATTTTCTAAAGTGGGGGCAACAAGCTTTCAAAAACTTTAGAGTTGTTCCTCCTGGTACGGGAATTATTCACCAAGTCAATTTAGAATACCTCGCAAACGTAGTTTGGACAAGTGAAGTTGATGGAAAAACTATGGCCTATCCAGATACCCTTGTTGGAACTGATAGTCATACAACCATGATCAATGGTTTATCAGTCCTTGGATGGGGAGTTGGCGGTATTGAAGCTGAGGCCGCAATGCTAGGGCAATCTGTAACAATGCTCATACCTGAAGTTGTTGGTTTTAAACTCAATGGCCGACTCAAAGAAGGAATGACTGCAACTGATCTAGTTCTCAATGTTGTCCAAAAGTTAAGAGAACATGGAGTGGTTGGAAAATTTGTCGAATTTTATGGGCCAGGTATGCGAGATTTATCTCTGGCCGACAGAGCAACTCTGGCCAATATGGCCCCTGAATATGGTGCAACCTGTGGGTTCTTTCCAATTGATGAGAAAACTATTGATTATCTAAAATTCTCTGGCCGTGATGACCAAACAGTTGCACTGGTTGAAGCCTATGCTAAAAAACAAGGTCTATGGGCCTATGAAAATGATCCAGACCCTGTTTTTTCAAGCATTGTTGAGTTAGATCTGTCTACAATCAATCCTTGTATTTCCGGGCCAAAACGTCCGCAAGATAAAATAGAACTAACAGATTCTGTAAGTGCTTTTAAACAGACGATGGATAGTGTTTTTAAAGTTAATGGAAATGATCTTACAAAAGAATATGATGTTGAGGGAGAAAATTACAAGATTTCACATGGTGATGTTGTCGTGGCCGCAATAACTTCTTGTACAAACACTTCTAATCCAAGCGTACTTATTGCAGCTGGTCTTGTCGCTAAAAAGGCCGTCGAGAAAGGTCTTACATCAAAACCTTGGGTTAAAACGTCTCTAGCTCCCGGCTCGCAAGTTGTAACTGATTATCTCGTAGAATCTGGTCTACAAGAATATTTAGACAAAATTGGATTTAACTTGGTTGGTTATGGGTGCACTACTTGCATCGGTAACACTGGCCCACTACCAACTCCAATTTCAAAAAGTATAAATGGAAATAACCTGGTGGCGACTGCAGTTCTTTCTGGAAACAGAAACTTTGAAGGAAGAATTTCGCCAGATGTAAAAGCAAATTACCTGGCCTCTCCTCCACTTGTTGTCACTTATGCTCTTGCAGGTAGCATGCTGGTTGATCTCAACAAACAGGCCCTTGGAAAGGATAAAAACGGAAATGATGTTTTTATGAAAGATATTTGGCCATCAAATGCTGAAATAGAAGAAGTCATTCACAAACATCTTAATTCAGAAATGTATAAAAAACGTTACTCAAACGTTTTTGATGGGGACAAATTGTGGAAAGAGATTGCAGCTCCTACAGGTGACAGCTACAAATGGGATGAAAAATCGACTTACATCCAAAACCCGACATTTTTTGATGATATCACAGAAGGTGCAAGATCCAGTTTTGAAGTTAAAGATGCACGCATTTTGGCCCTCTTAGGTGACTCTGTTACAACTGATCACATTTCACCAGCTGGTTCGATTGCCAAAAATGGCCCTGCTGGAAAGTATCTTACAGAGAGAAATGTGACTCCTGAAGATTTTAACTCTTATGGCTCTCGTCGAGGTAATCACGAAGTTATGATGAGAGGAACATTTGCAAATATTCGTATTAAAAATGAAATGGTTCCTGGTGTTGAAGGGGGATATACCAAGTACATCCCAAATGGAGAGACATTGTCTATTTATGACGCTGCGATGAAATATATTGCAGATGGTACTCCTCTTATTGTGATTGCGGGTAAAGAATACGGAACAGGATCTTCAAGAGATTGGGCCGCCAAAGGGACTCGCTTGCAAGGGGTAAAAGCAGTTATCTGTGAGTCTTTTGAAAGAATTCACCGCTCAAATCTTATTGGAATGGGTATATTACCACTTCAATTTCCTAATGGAGTGGATAGAAAAACTTTAGCTTTAAAAGGTGAAGAGATACTCTCTCTAAAGCAAGTTGGAGAGTTGGCCCCAAAAATGAAATTTGAACTCACAATTAAAAACAGCAACGGACAAACTCAATCTGTAGAACTGTTGTCTAGATTAGATACGGAAGATGAGCTGAATTATTTCAAAAATGGAGGAATTCTTCATTACGTTCTGAGAAATTTAAAATAG
- a CDS encoding response regulator transcription factor, whose protein sequence is MDRKLANHQNVWILEDEDECRFVYEKILSIRYEITFFDTVEEFSSQISKVENDEIKPPELVIADLLLKDGNFINYLTEAKSEAILGIPFIIVSSIDDIDALRFCFTEGALDYLTKPFKKNEILVKIENILSGKNRPIIDAGPRTLTLDGQKIENLTSKQIQMLSLFLSAPARMINRSDILTKVWGDTTVHPKTVDVHLYNLRRKLHPYGYLIRSEGGGKWSLLSDRVHY, encoded by the coding sequence ATGGATCGCAAATTAGCTAACCATCAAAATGTATGGATCCTTGAGGATGAAGACGAATGTCGATTTGTATACGAAAAGATACTGTCTATTCGCTATGAGATTACATTTTTTGACACAGTAGAAGAATTTTCCAGTCAAATCTCAAAAGTTGAAAATGATGAAATTAAGCCCCCTGAACTTGTCATTGCCGATTTACTATTGAAAGATGGAAATTTTATAAACTATTTAACAGAGGCCAAATCAGAGGCCATCCTTGGTATACCTTTTATAATTGTTTCATCTATTGACGATATCGATGCTTTGAGATTTTGTTTCACAGAAGGAGCACTAGATTACCTCACCAAACCCTTCAAAAAAAATGAGATATTGGTAAAAATTGAAAATATCCTAAGTGGAAAAAATAGACCAATCATAGATGCTGGCCCCCGAACACTTACTCTTGATGGGCAAAAAATAGAAAACCTCACGTCTAAACAAATCCAAATGCTCTCTTTATTTCTTTCTGCTCCGGCCAGAATGATCAATAGGAGCGATATACTCACAAAAGTTTGGGGTGACACAACTGTTCATCCTAAGACAGTTGATGTACATTTATATAATTTAAGGCGTAAACTTCATCCATATGGTTACCTCATTCGCTCAGAGGGCGGAGGGAAATGGAGCCTACTTTCTGACAGAGTTCATTATTAA
- the cmoA gene encoding carboxy-S-adenosyl-L-methionine synthase CmoA, with protein MTKDTVFKSRKEKIEAFKFNSQVANVFDDMLNRSIPFYNEIHHMILDIVRTKYIGDDLIIYDLGCSTGTTISLIDHFARKIGHHPKFIGIDNSLPMIEKCDHKLKKNGVSDYKLICGDIEEHEFEKSQIIIMNYTLQFISPQKRKNLLQKIYASLEKGGVFILSEKVNSSNQKIHQLQTELYYDFKRRNGYSELEISQKREALENVLIPYTPEKQINLLKEAGLKNVEMLFKWYNFASFIGIK; from the coding sequence ATGACAAAAGATACTGTATTTAAATCACGCAAAGAGAAAATTGAAGCATTCAAGTTTAATTCCCAGGTTGCAAACGTCTTTGACGATATGCTTAACCGATCTATCCCATTTTATAATGAAATCCATCATATGATTTTAGATATTGTGAGAACAAAATACATTGGCGATGATCTTATTATCTATGATTTAGGTTGCTCAACGGGAACGACCATTTCCCTTATTGATCACTTCGCCCGCAAAATAGGCCATCATCCCAAGTTTATAGGCATAGATAACTCTCTTCCGATGATTGAGAAATGTGATCATAAACTCAAAAAAAATGGTGTCAGTGATTACAAACTTATTTGTGGAGATATTGAAGAGCACGAATTTGAAAAATCGCAAATCATAATCATGAACTATACTTTACAATTTATTTCACCACAGAAAAGAAAGAATCTTCTACAAAAAATATATGCCTCCTTAGAAAAGGGAGGGGTCTTTATTTTGTCAGAAAAAGTAAATTCATCAAATCAAAAAATTCATCAATTGCAAACTGAACTTTATTACGATTTCAAACGCCGAAATGGCTATAGTGAATTAGAGATATCACAAAAGCGTGAGGCCCTAGAAAATGTACTTATCCCCTATACGCCTGAAAAACAAATTAACTTACTTAAAGAAGCTGGACTAAAAAATGTGGAAATGCTTTTTAAATGGTATAATTTTGCAAGTTTCATAGGGATTAAGTAA
- the cmoB gene encoding tRNA 5-methoxyuridine(34)/uridine 5-oxyacetic acid(34) synthase CmoB, giving the protein MNWKELLKDKIQIEKINDIINQMDKLKNNPAHIHFSETLNSLPQINMEIKDFSTDTIKLDTKNSYDKKLLHHCLKELGPWKKGPFQIGENLIDAEWRSDFKWKRLKNSISSLEEKKVLDIGCNNGYFMFRMLEQRPEFVLGIDPVLPCWAQFSALNKYADQKNLFFELLGVDDLQYFGECFDTVFSMGIIYHHRNPIGQLIQLRNILSPGGELILETIGIPGDDHSCLFPQDRYAKMKNVWFLPTLPTLINWLERTKFTDIEIISTEYESIKEQRKTEWSGDVSLANFLNSDKTKTIEGYPAPLRFCLKAKKKERN; this is encoded by the coding sequence ATGAATTGGAAGGAACTTCTTAAAGATAAAATTCAAATCGAAAAGATTAACGACATCATTAATCAAATGGATAAACTTAAAAACAATCCTGCACATATCCATTTTTCTGAAACACTAAATTCTCTCCCTCAAATTAATATGGAGATAAAGGACTTCAGCACTGATACTATAAAGCTAGACACAAAAAATTCTTACGACAAAAAATTACTGCACCATTGTTTAAAAGAACTAGGGCCATGGAAAAAAGGTCCATTTCAAATTGGAGAAAATCTCATCGATGCTGAATGGCGCTCAGATTTCAAATGGAAGAGACTGAAAAATTCAATTTCATCTTTAGAGGAAAAAAAAGTACTCGATATCGGTTGTAACAATGGTTATTTCATGTTTCGGATGCTTGAACAAAGGCCTGAATTTGTCCTGGGGATTGATCCAGTTCTACCTTGTTGGGCGCAATTTAGCGCTTTAAATAAATATGCTGATCAAAAAAATCTTTTTTTTGAGCTCTTGGGAGTAGATGACCTTCAATACTTCGGGGAGTGTTTTGATACAGTTTTCTCAATGGGTATAATTTATCACCATCGCAATCCAATAGGGCAACTAATTCAGTTGAGAAATATCCTAAGTCCTGGAGGAGAACTTATACTTGAAACGATTGGAATACCTGGGGATGATCACAGCTGTCTCTTTCCACAAGATCGTTATGCCAAGATGAAAAACGTCTGGTTTCTCCCAACACTCCCCACCCTTATCAACTGGTTAGAAAGAACAAAATTTACCGATATTGAAATTATTTCTACTGAATATGAAAGTATTAAAGAACAAAGAAAAACTGAGTGGTCAGGAGATGTCTCCTTAGCAAACTTTCTTAATTCTGATAAAACAAAAACTATCGAAGGTTACCCTGCCCCTTTAAGATTTTGTTTGAAAGCAAAAAAGAAAGAGAGAAATTAA
- a CDS encoding YbaN family protein — protein sequence MGFIFLSLGVIGIFLPLLPTTPFIILSAYFFSKGQKRLHNWLLTLPKIGMIINDWEQYGVISKKSKILASIMIIVLFSYTLIFVQVNLYIKIVVALIGISVLVFILSRPSVRKVVKI from the coding sequence TTGGGATTTATTTTTTTATCCCTTGGAGTAATTGGAATATTTCTCCCCTTACTTCCCACAACCCCATTTATCATTCTTAGTGCTTATTTCTTTTCCAAGGGCCAAAAACGTCTGCATAACTGGCTTCTAACATTGCCAAAAATAGGAATGATTATCAATGACTGGGAGCAATATGGTGTGATAAGTAAAAAATCAAAAATACTGGCCTCTATTATGATCATTGTTCTTTTTAGCTATACTTTAATTTTTGTACAAGTGAATCTTTATATAAAAATAGTTGTCGCTTTAATTGGAATAAGTGTACTTGTATTTATATTAAGTAGACCGTCCGTACGAAAAGTAGTGAAGATTTAG